The Candidatus Krumholzibacteriia bacterium genome includes a region encoding these proteins:
- the pyrH gene encoding UMP kinase — MNETRFQRILLKFSGEILARDDGGGIDFDKLASYSKQIAEVKAAGIEVGLVIGGGNILRGSTGSENGIDRVTADYMGMLATVINALAFQSALEHAGVDTRVLTAIKMEQLAEPYIKRRAIRHLEKGRIVIFAGGTGNPYFTTDTAAALRAIEIEADVVMKGTKVDGVYDGDPLKDPGAKRFDTLSYIDVLNRRLRVMDATAISLCMENKLPIIVFKLTGDNNLMRAVRGEPVGTTVS, encoded by the coding sequence CTGAACGAGACAAGGTTCCAGAGGATCCTGCTCAAGTTCAGCGGTGAGATTCTCGCCCGCGACGACGGGGGCGGCATCGATTTCGACAAGCTCGCCTCGTACTCGAAGCAGATTGCCGAGGTCAAGGCGGCCGGCATCGAGGTCGGACTCGTCATCGGCGGCGGCAATATCCTGCGCGGCAGCACGGGCAGCGAGAACGGCATCGACCGCGTCACCGCGGACTACATGGGCATGCTGGCCACGGTGATCAACGCGCTCGCGTTTCAGAGCGCGCTCGAGCACGCCGGCGTGGACACCCGGGTGCTGACCGCCATCAAGATGGAGCAGCTCGCGGAGCCCTACATCAAGCGGCGCGCCATCCGGCACCTGGAGAAGGGCCGCATCGTCATCTTCGCCGGCGGGACCGGCAACCCCTACTTCACCACCGACACCGCCGCCGCGTTGCGCGCCATCGAGATCGAGGCGGACGTGGTCATGAAGGGCACCAAGGTCGACGGCGTCTACGACGGCGATCCGCTCAAGGACCCCGGCGCCAAGCGTTTCGATACGCTCTCCTACATCGACGTGTTGAATCGCCGGCTGCGGGTGATGGACGCGACCGCGATTTCACTTTGCATGGAGAACAAGCTGCCAATCATCGTATTCAAGCTGACGGGTGACAACAACCTGATGCGCGCCGTACGTGGCGAACCGGTTGGAACGACTGTTTCCTGA
- the tsf gene encoding translation elongation factor Ts: MMEISAGMVKELRERTGAGMMDCKKALSESAGDVEKAIEFLRVHGLSKAAKAAGREASEGLVLSYIHPGNRIGVLVEVNCETDFVARTDEFQDLVRNIAMHIAAAAPLGVGREDIPAAIVEKERQVFHAQAIEEGKPAAVAEKIVHGRIEKFFAEAALLDQVYVRDNDKRVSDLVNEAIAKLGENIRVARFARFQLGQ; the protein is encoded by the coding sequence ATGATGGAAATCAGTGCGGGAATGGTCAAGGAGCTGCGCGAGCGCACCGGGGCCGGCATGATGGATTGCAAGAAGGCGCTCTCGGAGAGCGCGGGCGACGTCGAGAAGGCGATCGAGTTCCTGCGCGTTCACGGGCTGTCCAAGGCGGCCAAGGCCGCGGGTCGCGAGGCCAGCGAGGGGCTGGTGCTGTCCTACATTCACCCCGGCAACCGCATCGGCGTGCTGGTCGAGGTCAACTGCGAAACCGACTTCGTGGCCCGCACCGACGAGTTCCAGGACCTGGTGCGCAACATCGCCATGCATATCGCCGCCGCGGCACCCCTGGGCGTGGGGCGCGAGGACATCCCCGCCGCCATCGTCGAGAAGGAGCGCCAGGTATTCCACGCGCAGGCCATCGAGGAGGGCAAGCCCGCCGCCGTGGCGGAGAAGATCGTCCATGGACGCATCGAGAAGTTCTTTGCCGAGGCGGCGCTGTTGGATCAGGTGTACGTGCGCGACAACGACAAGAGGGTCAGCGACCTGGTCAACGAGGCCATCGCAAAACTGGGCGAGAACATCAGGGTTGCTCGCTTCGCTCGCTTCCAACTCGGCCAGTAG
- the rpsB gene encoding 30S ribosomal protein S2 codes for MGDVTLQELLEAGVHFGHQTKRWNPKMKPFLFTEKNGIHIIDLEKSLECIVRARDAIREVSLQGRMVLFVGTKPQAKFAICEEAMRCGMPYVTERWLGGTLTNFNTVRKSLGRLEYLEKIELDGTISQFSKKEASGLAKEKERILKTLGGVRKLTDLPGMVFIVDTKKEQNAVNEARRLSIPIVGVVDSNADPDEVDYPIPGNDDAMRAVGLFAKIVADACIEGRARYSEGRDISTGDEPATDEAGSKSVA; via the coding sequence ATGGGTGATGTCACCCTGCAAGAACTGCTCGAAGCGGGCGTTCATTTTGGCCACCAGACCAAGCGCTGGAATCCCAAGATGAAGCCTTTCCTGTTCACCGAGAAGAACGGCATCCACATCATCGACCTCGAGAAGTCTCTCGAGTGCATCGTTCGCGCGCGCGACGCCATCCGCGAGGTGTCGTTGCAGGGGCGCATGGTACTGTTCGTCGGCACCAAGCCGCAGGCCAAGTTTGCAATCTGCGAAGAGGCAATGCGCTGTGGGATGCCGTATGTGACCGAGCGCTGGCTGGGCGGGACGCTCACCAATTTCAATACCGTCCGCAAGAGCCTCGGCCGTCTCGAGTATCTCGAGAAGATTGAACTCGACGGTACCATCTCCCAGTTCTCCAAGAAGGAAGCTTCGGGGCTGGCCAAGGAGAAGGAGCGCATTCTCAAAACGCTGGGTGGCGTGCGCAAACTCACCGACCTGCCCGGCATGGTGTTCATCGTGGACACCAAGAAGGAACAGAACGCCGTCAACGAAGCCCGGCGCCTGTCCATTCCCATCGTGGGCGTGGTGGACAGCAACGCGGACCCGGACGAAGTCGATTATCCGATTCCGGGAAACGACGACGCCATGCGCGCCGTCGGACTGTTCGCGAAGATCGTGGCGGATGCATGCATCGAAGGCCGCGCGCGTTACAGCGAGGGCCGGGACATTTCGACGGGTGACGAGCCGGCAACCGACGAGGCGGGCTCAAAGTCCGTTGCATAG
- the rpsI gene encoding 30S ribosomal protein S9, with amino-acid sequence MVTKKQEAAKAALIGAVGRRKEAVARVFVRPGEGKITVNGRGLTEYFGRETLVLSVREPLEATESTDRYDIEATADGGGITGQAGAVRLGIARALIKLDERFHPMLKARGLLTRDPRMKERKKYGLAGRRKRFQFSKR; translated from the coding sequence ATGGTGACAAAGAAGCAGGAAGCGGCCAAGGCCGCGTTGATTGGGGCGGTCGGACGCCGCAAAGAGGCGGTTGCGCGTGTGTTTGTCCGGCCCGGAGAAGGCAAGATCACCGTCAACGGACGCGGACTCACCGAATACTTCGGCCGCGAGACGTTGGTGCTTTCGGTTCGGGAGCCGCTGGAAGCGACCGAGTCGACGGACCGGTACGACATCGAGGCCACGGCCGACGGTGGCGGGATAACCGGCCAGGCGGGCGCCGTCCGGCTGGGGATTGCGCGTGCCCTGATCAAGCTCGACGAACGGTTTCATCCGATGCTCAAGGCCCGCGGCCTTCTCACCCGCGATCCGCGGATGAAGGAGCGCAAGAAGTACGGCCTCGCGGGTCGTCGCAAGCGGTTCCAGTTCTCGAAGCGTTAG
- the rplM gene encoding 50S ribosomal protein L13 gives MKTHTVKGADIKETWYVVDATNRPLGRLACEIANVLRGKHRPEFSPHLSLGDHVVVINADKIYISGAKREKKLYYRFSGYPGGLKVRTMREVIDKDPTAVVRTAVRKMLPSTRLGRRMLKKLRVYSGPEHPHAAQRPGTMPPTGY, from the coding sequence ATGAAGACACATACAGTCAAGGGTGCCGATATCAAGGAGACGTGGTACGTGGTGGATGCCACCAACCGTCCCCTGGGCCGGCTCGCCTGTGAGATTGCCAATGTACTGCGCGGCAAACACCGCCCGGAGTTCTCGCCGCATCTCTCGCTGGGCGATCACGTCGTGGTCATAAACGCCGACAAGATCTACATCAGCGGGGCCAAGCGCGAGAAGAAACTCTACTACCGCTTCTCCGGATATCCCGGGGGGCTCAAGGTTCGCACGATGCGCGAGGTGATCGACAAGGATCCGACCGCCGTCGTTCGTACCGCGGTGCGCAAGATGCTTCCCAGCACCCGGCTGGGTCGCCGCATGCTCAAGAAGCTGCGGGTCTACTCGGGCCCCGAGCATCCGCACGCGGCGCAGCGGCCCGGCACGATGCCGCCGACGGGTTACTAG